The following proteins are co-located in the Billgrantia tianxiuensis genome:
- a CDS encoding anthranilate synthase component II encodes MSVLMIDNYDSFTFNVVQYLGELGAEVATYRNDAITLEQIEALAPSHLVISPGPCTPNEAGISLSAIEHFAGRLPILGICLGHQAIGQVYGGKVVRAPQVMHGKTSRIRHTGQGVFAGLEHPLEVTRYHSLVVEAETLPSCLEVTAWTDEDDVTPGLIMGLRHRELDIEGVQFHPESILTRQGHELLANFLKRR; translated from the coding sequence ATGTCCGTGCTGATGATCGATAACTATGACAGCTTCACCTTCAATGTGGTGCAGTATTTGGGGGAACTGGGTGCTGAAGTGGCGACTTATCGCAACGATGCCATCACGCTGGAGCAGATCGAAGCGCTGGCGCCGAGCCACCTGGTGATCTCGCCGGGACCTTGCACCCCCAACGAGGCGGGCATTTCACTTTCCGCCATTGAGCATTTTGCCGGTCGCCTGCCAATTCTCGGCATCTGCCTGGGACATCAGGCCATCGGTCAGGTCTATGGCGGCAAGGTGGTGCGTGCGCCCCAGGTGATGCATGGCAAGACCTCGCGGATTCGCCATACCGGCCAGGGCGTCTTCGCCGGCCTCGAGCACCCGCTGGAGGTCACCCGTTACCACTCCCTGGTGGTGGAAGCCGAAACCCTGCCCAGTTGCCTTGAGGTTACCGCTTGGACCGATGAGGACGACGTGACGCCTGGCTTGATCATGGGCCTGCGTCACCGCGAGCTGGACATCGAGGGCGTGCAGTTCCATCCGGAATCGATCCTGACCCGTCAGGGGCACGAGCTGCTGGCCAATTTCCTGAAGCGCCGCTGA
- the trpE gene encoding anthranilate synthase component I: protein MTPERFRTLVDAGYNRIPVTREVLADLDTPLSTYLKLADEPWTFLLESVQGGEKWGRYSIIGLPCQERIEVRGFSVSHMRQGECVERLEVEDPLAWIEQFQARFRVPNLDDQPRFDGGLVGYFGYDTIRYIEPRLRGVEKPDPLGVPDILLMVCDELVVFDNLSGRLTLWTHADPAAPDAYAKSVARLEGLERRLRSAGVQAASPGTGRSEVEEGHFTSGFTEAGFKAAVEKIKEYVLAGDVMQCVPSQRMSIPYQASPLDLYRALRSLNPSPYMFFFNLDDHHVVGSSPEILTRLEDGEVTVRPIAGTRVRGKTEEEDRALEAELLADPKEIAEHLMLIDLGRNDVGRISETGSVQVTDQMAVERYSHVMHIVSNVTGRLKPGLSAMDVLRATFPAGTLSGAPKIRALEIIDELEPVKRGIYSGAVGYLSWHGNMDTAIAIRTAVIKDGELHVQAGAGVVADSVPELEWQETLNKGRAIFRAVAMAEKGLDNL, encoded by the coding sequence ATGACTCCCGAACGTTTCCGTACGCTGGTTGACGCCGGCTACAACCGTATTCCGGTCACCCGCGAGGTGTTGGCCGATCTCGACACGCCGCTGTCGACCTACCTGAAGTTAGCCGACGAACCCTGGACCTTCCTGCTCGAATCGGTGCAGGGCGGAGAAAAGTGGGGGCGCTACTCGATTATTGGCCTGCCGTGCCAGGAGCGTATCGAAGTGCGTGGTTTCTCCGTCAGCCACATGCGGCAGGGTGAGTGCGTCGAACGTTTGGAGGTAGAGGATCCGCTGGCCTGGATCGAGCAGTTCCAAGCGCGTTTCCGCGTGCCCAACCTCGATGACCAGCCGCGTTTCGATGGTGGCTTGGTGGGGTATTTCGGCTACGATACCATCCGCTACATCGAACCGCGTCTCAGGGGCGTCGAAAAACCCGATCCGCTCGGCGTGCCGGACATCCTGCTGATGGTCTGCGACGAACTGGTGGTGTTCGACAACCTCTCGGGGCGGCTGACGCTGTGGACTCATGCAGATCCGGCCGCTCCGGATGCCTATGCCAAGTCGGTGGCACGCCTCGAGGGCCTGGAGCGGCGCCTGCGCAGCGCTGGCGTTCAGGCCGCCAGCCCCGGTACCGGGCGTAGTGAGGTAGAGGAAGGGCACTTCACCTCGGGATTTACCGAGGCCGGTTTCAAGGCGGCGGTGGAGAAGATCAAGGAGTACGTGTTGGCTGGCGACGTGATGCAGTGCGTGCCTTCGCAGCGCATGTCGATCCCCTATCAGGCCTCGCCGCTCGACCTGTACCGCGCGTTGCGCAGCCTCAATCCCTCGCCCTACATGTTCTTCTTCAACCTGGATGATCACCATGTGGTGGGGTCATCTCCTGAGATCCTCACACGGCTGGAGGACGGCGAGGTCACCGTGCGACCGATCGCCGGCACTCGGGTTCGCGGCAAGACCGAGGAAGAGGATCGAGCGCTCGAGGCCGAGCTTCTGGCCGACCCCAAGGAGATCGCCGAACACCTCATGCTGATCGACCTGGGGCGTAACGACGTGGGCCGCATCAGCGAGACGGGATCGGTGCAGGTGACCGATCAGATGGCCGTCGAACGCTACTCCCACGTCATGCACATCGTCTCCAACGTCACCGGGAGACTGAAGCCTGGGCTTAGTGCCATGGATGTGCTTCGTGCCACTTTTCCAGCGGGCACGCTTTCCGGTGCGCCCAAAATTCGCGCGCTGGAAATCATCGACGAGCTGGAACCGGTCAAGCGAGGCATCTATTCCGGCGCAGTGGGCTACCTGTCGTGGCACGGCAACATGGACACTGCCATCGCCATTCGCACCGCGGTGATCAAGGATGGCGAGCTGCACGTGCAGGCGGGAGCCGGTGTGGTCGCCGATTCCGTGCCCGAGCTCGAGTGGCAGGAGACCCTCAACAAGGGGCGTGCCATCTTCCGTGCCGTGGCGATGGCCGAGAAGGGGCTGGATAACCTCTAG
- a CDS encoding metal ABC transporter solute-binding protein, Zn/Mn family — protein MRYTRRACFWLALPLAAMVGDVTAATANPKVVASFSLLGDLVNQVGGNDIELVVLTPAGAEVHEWELTPDNFIALEDVDVVFYNGYQLEQWMRQVYATVGNRAPLIPVAEATEYPTQPIVTGEYTGEPDPTYGWTHAR, from the coding sequence ATGCGCTATACCCGCCGAGCCTGTTTCTGGCTGGCCTTGCCTCTCGCTGCCATGGTTGGCGACGTCACGGCTGCAACAGCCAATCCCAAAGTTGTCGCCAGTTTTTCCCTACTTGGCGATCTGGTCAATCAGGTTGGCGGTAACGATATCGAACTGGTTGTCTTGACCCCTGCCGGGGCCGAAGTGCACGAATGGGAGCTGACCCCGGATAACTTCATTGCCCTGGAAGATGTCGATGTCGTCTTCTACAACGGTTACCAGCTCGAGCAGTGGATGCGCCAGGTCTACGCCACCGTAGGCAACCGGGCCCCACTGATACCGGTTGCCGAAGCCACGGAATACCCGACACAGCCGATCGTCACCGGGGAATATACTGGCGAACCCGACCCCACCTATGGATGGACCCACGCGCGGTAG
- a CDS encoding GIY-YIG nuclease family protein has protein sequence MVETRQGVLYTGITTDVERRLAQHETGRGAKALRGRGPLALVHHEPVGSHGEALRLEAEVKRLSAARKRIWLKDRQGQEESPCTPS, from the coding sequence ATGGTCGAAACCCGGCAAGGGGTGCTCTATACCGGCATCACCACAGATGTCGAGCGGCGCCTGGCGCAGCATGAGACTGGGCGGGGTGCCAAGGCCCTGCGTGGGCGCGGGCCACTAGCGCTGGTTCATCATGAGCCGGTAGGCAGCCACGGCGAAGCGCTTCGGCTCGAGGCCGAGGTCAAGCGTCTCTCGGCAGCGCGCAAAAGGATCTGGTTGAAAGATCGGCAGGGCCAAGAGGAGTCGCCATGCACCCCATCCTGA
- the rpe gene encoding ribulose-phosphate 3-epimerase codes for MSDANRDFLIAPSILSADFARLGEEVDQVLAAGADIVHFDVMDNHYVPNLTIGPMVCEALRKHGVTAPIDAHLMVKPVDRLIGDFIDAGATYITFHPEASEHIDRSLQLIRSGGCKAGLVFNPATPLSYLDYVMNKVDMILLMSVNPGFGGQAFIPGTLDKLREARRRIDASGRAIRLEIDGGVKVDNIAEIARAGADTFVAGSAVFSAGRDSDPNRYDSVIRAFREQLATV; via the coding sequence ATGAGCGACGCGAACCGCGACTTTCTGATAGCCCCCTCCATCCTCTCCGCCGATTTCGCCCGGCTGGGCGAGGAAGTGGACCAAGTCCTGGCCGCCGGGGCGGATATCGTCCACTTCGACGTCATGGACAACCACTACGTCCCCAATCTGACCATTGGTCCGATGGTTTGCGAGGCGCTACGCAAGCACGGGGTTACCGCCCCCATCGACGCTCACTTGATGGTCAAGCCGGTGGACCGTCTGATCGGCGATTTCATCGACGCCGGCGCGACCTACATCACCTTCCATCCGGAGGCGTCCGAACACATCGACCGCTCCCTGCAACTGATCCGCAGCGGCGGTTGCAAGGCCGGGCTGGTGTTCAACCCGGCAACGCCCTTGTCCTACCTCGACTACGTCATGAATAAGGTCGACATGATCCTGCTGATGAGCGTCAACCCCGGCTTTGGCGGCCAGGCCTTCATACCGGGCACGCTCGACAAGCTGCGCGAGGCGCGCCGTCGCATCGACGCCTCGGGCCGTGCCATTCGCCTCGAGATCGATGGAGGCGTGAAGGTCGACAACATCGCCGAGATCGCGCGTGCCGGTGCCGACACCTTCGTCGCTGGCTCGGCGGTCTTCAGTGCCGGCCGCGACAGCGACCCGAATCGCTACGACAGCGTCATTCGCGCCTTCCGCGAGCAGCTGGCGACGGTATAG